In one window of Prionailurus bengalensis isolate Pbe53 chromosome B3, Fcat_Pben_1.1_paternal_pri, whole genome shotgun sequence DNA:
- the FOS gene encoding proto-oncogene c-Fos has product MMFSGFNADYEASSSRCSSASPAGDNLSYYHSPADSFSSMGSPVNAQDFCTDLAVSSANFIPTVTAISTSPDLQWLVQPTLVSSVAPSQTRAPHPYGVPAPSAGAYSRAGVVKTVTAGGRAQSIGRRGKVEQLSPEEEEKRRIRRERNKMAAAKCRNRRRELTDTLQAETDQLEDEKSALQTEIANLLKEKEKLEFILAAHRPACKIPDDLGFPEEMSVASLDLSGGLPEAATPESEEAFTLPLLNDPEPKPSVEPVKSISSMELKAEPFDDFLFPASSRPSGSETARSVPDMDLSGSFYAADWEPLHGGSLGMGPMATELEPLCTPVVTCTPSCTTYTSSFVFTYPEADSFPSCGAAHRKGSSSNEPSSDSLSSPTLLAL; this is encoded by the exons ATGATGTTCTCTGGCTTCAACGCCGACTACGAGGCGTCCTCCTCCCGCTGCAGCAGCGCCTCCCCGGCCGGGGACAATCTCTCCTACTACCACTCACCGGCCGACTCCTTCTCCAGCATGGGCTCTCCTGTCAATGCGCAG GACTTCTGCACGGATCTGGCCGTCTCCAGCGCCAACTTTATCCCAACGGTGACTGCCATCTCCACCAGCCCGGACCTGCAGTGGCTGGTGCAGCCCACCCTGGTCTCCTCCGTGGCTCCTTCTCAGaccagagccccccacccctaTGGAgtccccgccccctccgccgGGGCTTACTCCAGGGCCGGGGTCGTGAAGACCGTGACCGCAGGAGGCCGAGCTCAGAGCATTGGCAGGAGGGGCAAAGTGGAACAG TTGtccccagaagaagaagagaaaaggagaatccGAAGGGAAAGGAATAAGATGGCTGCAGCCAAGTGCCGGAACCGGAGGCGGGAGCTCACGGATACGCTGCAAGCG GAGACAGACCAACTAGAAGATGAGAAGTCTGCTTTGCAGACTGAGATTGCCAACCtgctgaaggagaaggaaaaactaGAGTTCATCCTGGCAGCTCACCGACCCGCCTGCAAGATCCCCGATGACCTGGGCTTCCCGGAAGAGATGTCTGTGGCTTCCCTAGATCTGAGCGGGGGCCTGCCGGAAGCTGCCACCCCCGAGTCGGAGGAGGCTTTCACCCTGCCCCTCCTCAATGATCCCGAGCCCAAGCCCTCCGTGGAGCCGGTCAAGAGCATCAGCAGCATGGAGCTGAAGGCCGAGCCCTTTGATGACTTCCTGTTCCCAGCATCGTCCAGGCCCAGCGGCTCCGAGACCGCCCGCTCTGTGCCAGACATGGACCTGTCTGGTTCCTTCTATGCAGCAGACTGGGAGCCCCTGCATGGTGGCTCCCTGGGGATGGGGCCCATGGCCACAGAGCTGGAGCCTCTGTGCACCCCGGTGGTCACCTGCACTCCTAGCTGCACTACTTACACATCTTCCTTCGTCTTCACCTACCCTGAGGCTGACTCCTTCCCCAGCTGCGGGGCTGCTCACCGCAAGGGCAGCAGCAGCAACGAACCCTCCTCTGACTCGCTCAGCTCACCCACGCTGCTGGCCCTGTGa